A window of the Oryza brachyantha chromosome 5, ObraRS2, whole genome shotgun sequence genome harbors these coding sequences:
- the LOC102722580 gene encoding LOB domain-containing protein 1: MGSSSDTACTVATAPPSPASPPATATTTTVVLSPCAACKILRRRCVDRCVLAPYFPPTEPHKFTTAHRVFGASNIIKLLQELPEEQRADAVSSMVYEANARIRDPVYGCAGAICQLQKQVNDLKAQLARAHAELAGARAQHAHLVALLCMEMAAGAAPPQPTTAAAAYLAAVGSQLAGGAPAAPVDALYVVDGAGGMQASPIGWVDEPLWT; the protein is encoded by the exons atgggctCGTCGAGCGACACGGCCTGCACCGTCGCCACGgcgcctccctcgccggcgtcgccgccggcgacggcgacgacgacgacggtggtgcTCAGCCCGTGCGCGGCGTGCAAGATCCTCCGGCGCCGCTGCGTCGACCGCTGCGTGCTGGCGCCCTATTTCCCGCCCACCGAGCCCCACAAGTTCACCACCGCGCACCGCGTCTTCGGCGCCAGCAACATCATCAAGCTCCTGCAG GAGTTGCCGGAGGAGCAGCGGGCGGACGCGGTGAGCAGCATGGTGTACGAGGCGAACGCGCGGATCAGGGACCCGGTGTACGGCTGCGCGGGGGCCATCTGCCAGCTGCAGAAGCAGGTCAACGACCTCAAGGCgcagctcgcccgcgcgcacgccgagctcgccggcgcccgcgcccAGCACGCGCACCTCGTCGCGCTCCTCTGCATGGagatggccgccggcgccgcgccgccgcagcccaccaccgccgccgccgcctacctcgccgccgtcggctcgcagctcgccggcggcgcccccgccgcccccgtcgACGCGCTCtacgtcgtcgacggcgccggcggcatgcAGGCGAGCCCCATCGGCTGGGTCGACGAGCCGCTCTGGACATGA
- the LOC102700429 gene encoding interactor of constitutive active ROPs 2, chloroplastic-like produces the protein MQTSKTRNGPSDAPQKTSPATPRSSRVAKTGGNETDSAGITPTRTPTERSPKVIERRSPRSPITEKKRPSRLSELESKVSQLQDELKKAKEQLSLSESRRRHTQQEAEEAKKQEQAAASKLEDLQRQLDEFSTAEESRLQELRKVSQERDRAWESELEALKKQQSVDSAALSSALSEIQRLKQQLEATTQSDAARAKQCEFAESELDGLKQEMELRLATIEGLKVNVGESDEAVAEANAVAAEAKQQLETSKATIESLLAEGARLQECLRSKDAELGQSMARVATLEEDLKKAQTAGKGHLKNEQDKDNNVDGSFGSPDHGEAMEKVVVAVPDSNVGCAVSGAEIEQLRAALEAAEIRFQEEQTRMTIETKTAYEMLEHAKSEYECRLRDLELELKSKNGELDEAKASLAVRPDGKSEMMQPELEAKLMKSITDMTELKASLMDKETALQSVMEENEALKSEAGKKEAEVQRRYEAAVAELELAKAAEQDVRMRLGYVTEEADKSSRRAARASEQLDAAQAAGAEMEAELRRLRVQSDQWRKAAEAAAAALGGGGGAVTGGIGRNVERTGSLEPAEYTTSMIGGKLASSPFSDEPDESSPKRRNSGVLRRVSGLWKKSPK, from the exons ATGCAGACTTCAAAAACCAG GAATGGGCCTTCAGATGCCCCACAGAAGACTTCTCCAGCAACACCACGGTCATCTCGTGTGGCGAAAACTGGAGGGAACGAAACCGACTCTGCAGGTATCACACCAACAAGAACCCCTACAGAGAGGAGCCCTAAGGTCATTGAGCGTCGATCGCCACGAAGCCCAATTACTGAG AAGAAGCGCCCAAGTAGGCTGTCTGAGTTGGAGTCTAAGGTCAGCCAGCTGCAAGATGAGCTGAAGAAGGCCAAGGAGCAGCTGAGCTTATCGGAGTCACGAAGACGCCACACACAGCAGGAAGCAGAGGAAGCAAAAAAGCAGGAGCAAGCTGCAGCCTCGAAGCTCGAGGATCTGCAACGCCAACTTGATGAGTTCTCAACCGCAGAGGAGTCCCGGCTCCAGGAACTTCGGAAGGTCTCGCAGGAGCGTGATCGTGCTTGGGAGTCTGAGCTCGAGGCTCTGAAGAAGCAGCAGTCAGTGGATTCGGCTGCTCTGAGCTCGGCCTTGTCTGAAATTCAGAGGCTGAAGCAGCAGCTGGAGGCCACCACACAGTCTGATGCAGCTCGTGCCAAGCAATGCGAGTTTGCCGAGTCTGAGCTCGACGGACTGAAGCAGGAGATGGAGCTCCGGCTTGCGACCATCGAGGGCCTGAAGGTGAATGTTGGCGAGAGTGACGAGGCTGTAGCGGAGGCAAATGCGGTGGCAGCTGAGGCCAAGCAGCAGCTTGAAACTTCAAAGGCCACCATTGAATCTCTGCTTGCTGAGGGTGCCCGGTTGCAAGAATGTCTGAGGTCAAAGGACGCTGAGCTCGGCCAGTCCATGGCTCGAGTAGCAACACTGGAGGAAGATCTGAAGAAGGCACAAACTGCAGGCAAGGGACACCTGAAGAACGAACAGGACAAGGATAACAATGTTGATGGTAGCTTTGGCAGCCCCGATCACGGTGAAGCTATGGAGAAGGTGGTGGTAGCTGTCCCTGATTCCAATGTCGGCTGTGCTGTTTCTGGAGCAGAGATTGAGCAGCTGCGGGCCGCGCTTGAGGCGGCTGAGATTCGGTTCCAGGAGGAGCAAACTCGGATGACGATCGAGACGAAGACGGCCTACGAAATGCTGGAGCATGCCAAGTCGGAGTACGAGTGCAGACTGCGTGATCTTGAGCTGGAGCTGAAGAGCAAGAATGGTGAGCTCGATGAAGCGAAGGCCTCCTTGGCTGTCAGACCCGATGGGAAGAGCGAAATGATGCAGCCGGAGCTGGAGGCGAAGCTGATGAAATCGATCACGGACATGACGGAGCTGAAGGCGAGCCTGATGGACAAGGAGACGGCGCTGCAGAGCGTGATGGAGGAGAACGAGGCGCTCAAGTCGGAGGCGGGGAAGAAGGAGGCGGAGGTACAGCGGCGgtacgaggcggcggtggcagagCTGGAGCTGGCCAAGGCGGCGGAGCAGGACGTCCGGATGCGGCTCGGGTACGTGACGGAGGAGGCCGACAAGAGCAGCCGGCGAGCCGCCAGGGCGTCGGAGCAGCTCGACGCGGCGcaggcggccggcgccgagATGGAGGCGGAGCTGCGGCGCCTCCGCGTGCAGTCAGACCAGTGGCGcaaggcggcggaggcggctgccGCGGCtctcggaggcggcggcggcgctgtcaCCGGCGGCATTGGCAGGAACGTGGAGCGGACGGGGTCGCTGGAGCCGGCGGAGTACACCACCTCGATGATCGGCGGGAAGCTGGCGAGCTCGCCGTTCTCCGACGAGCCTGATGAATCGTCGCCGAAGCGGCGCAACAGCGGCGTGCTGCGCCGGGTGAGCGGTCTGTGGAAGAAGAGCCCCAAGTGA
- the LOC102700708 gene encoding tetraspanin-3, which produces MLRGGTSLLGIVNFVTFLISIPILGGGIWLASRANSTDCIRFLQWPIIGIGLAVMVVSLMGFAGACYRQTWLLRLYLFAMFFIVVALLFFIVFAFAVTDRGDGQVVMNRRFLEYQLSDYNGWLKDRVADPAYWSTISACLRDGHACAAMRRPARNPNTGMLMTEPPDMFYARDLSPIQSGCCKPPTSCAFSYQNETYWTPNPGVPTVVNDADCSKWSNDQQTLCFQCDSCKAGVLAGIKKSWRKVAILNIVVLIILVVVYVAGCAAFRNARRIENDEPFGMARMTKTQPSRFQF; this is translated from the exons atgttGCGAGGGGGGACGAGCTTGCTGGGGATCGTGAACTTCGTGACGTTCTTGATATCGATCCCGATACTCGGGGGAGGAATCTGGCTGGCGTCGAGGGCGAACTCCACCGACTGCATCCGCTTCCTGCAGTGGCCGATCATCGGCATCGGGCTGGCCGTCATGGTGGTGTCGCTCATGGGCTTCGCCGGCGCCTGCTACCGCCAGACCTGGCTGCTCCGCCTCTACCTCTTCGCCATGTTCTTCATCGTCGTCGCGCTCCTCTTCTTCATCGTCTTCGCCTTCGCCGTCACCGaccgcggcgacggccaggTCGTCATGAACCGCCGCTTCCTTGAGTACCAGCTCTCCGACTACAACGGCTGGCTCAAGGACCGCGTCGCCGACCCCGCCTACTGGTCCACCATCAGCGCCTGCCTCCGCGACGGCCACGCCTGCGCCGCCATGAGGCGCCCCGCCCGCAACCCCAACACCGGCATGCTCATGACCGAGCCGCCCGACATGTTCTACGCCCGCGACCTCTCCCCCATTCAg TCTGGATGCTGCAAGCCACCAACATCGTGTGCATTCTCCTATCAAAACGAGACGTACTGGACCCCAAACCCTGGAGTTCCAACCGTCGTGAACGACGCGGACTGCAGCAAGTGGAGCAATGACCAGCAGACGCTGTGCTTCCAGTGCGACTCCTGCAAGGCAGGCGTCCTAGCCGGCATCAAGAAGAGCTGGCGCAAGGTCGCCATCCTCAACATCGTCGTGCTGatcatcctcgtcgtcgtctacGTCGCTGGGTGTGCAGCCTTCCGCAACGCCAGGAGGATCGAGAACGATGAGCCGTTCGGCATGGCAAGGATGACCAAGACTCAGCCGAGCAGGTTCCAGTTCTGA